In the genome of Nomascus leucogenys isolate Asia chromosome 12, Asia_NLE_v1, whole genome shotgun sequence, the window aaaatgttctactgtcctgtaatcccagcactttgggaggccgaggagggcggatcacaaggtcagaaattcgagaccagcctgaccaatatggtgaaatgccgtctctactaaaaatacaaaaaaattagctgggcatggtggcgcatccctgtaatcccagctacttgggaggctgaggcaagagaattgcttgaacccgggaggtggaggttgctgccactgtgctccaacctgggcgacagagaaagactccgtctcaaaaaaaaaaaaaaaaagttctactgtgtctctaaagtaaataaaaatgtgctaTTCTCTGAGAATGGTCATAATCCACTATAGAGCAATATGCACAagattatacataatatataaatgtattcagataaaagaaggaaattcacCAAAATTTCAGGTTATTAATCTCTGGGTTGTGGGATtatggattatttttcttctttattttttatattttcagattttctgcaGTGAGCATGAATTGcatttataatcaggaaaaatattcttttgcAGAAAAAAACTTTCACAAATTCAAACTGACTTTCTTGCTCCTTAAacttgggatgatgaaaaagaacatttattgtGTGCCAACATGGTTCCAGGCAGGGTACTAGATGCTTTACATTCAACCATCAAAACCTATAGAACAATGACCTCAGTTTTGTTTTATCAAAAAATCTTGAAATCTCCAAGACACAAAGACATAGAAATCTGGAGAAAAGgagcaaagaaacaaaaggagaaggtcttaaagagaattaaaagcaagtaaaagaagcaaaagaaaaaaatcgaaGATAAGGGCATAGAAGATGATAATTTATACATGCATTCATCAGACATTAGTGCCAactatgtctttcttttttttttcctgtttttattttttggcctaAGGGATAAAAGCACAAGTGCCAACTATTTCAAGACACTTTGCTAGAGACTATGGGGCATACAATGACAGGTTGGACATAGATCAAAAGTTAGCATACTTGACAGTCCCTCTGTACACATTTAACATAGTATCTAGCATTAATGGAGCAtaacaaaattgaaataacaCACTCACCGACAATTAAAATGAAGGGAAATATGAGTCATCTGAGAGATACAGAATACTGTAAAGTTAGTTCAGAGGCAAAAGGAATTACTTCCGGCTGGAGGGATACAGAGGACAGGGGTGTTTTAAGGAAAAAGTCAGTGCTCACACCAAGCAAAAGGGTTGAATCTTTCCCAAGCCTGAGTGGCAGGTTTTACTCACGGCCGTTTACTGGCCATCTCTCCAGGGGTGACCCAAAGGCCTCGCAAACTCTATGCCCAAAACCAAATCTGACGCCTGTCATCTTTTCCCCCTGTGTTCCTTGCCCAAGTTAATGGGTTTATTATCCATTTGGTTTTATTCAACAGATGTTCACTGAGTGTCTGGTATGTGTGGGCACTGGGTCTAGTAAAAGACATAGATATCAGAGaagcaaacacaaaaataaaatataaaagtacagaaaaagcaaagaaaaatggtACTGTGAGAGAGAAAAGTATGACGGGGAGTTGAGACTGGGTTTAGACCTCTTTGAAGAAATGACATTTAAACTGAGAACTGAAGGATGAAAGGGAGCCAGGAAGGCTTGTAGTTGAAGGGGAGGTTCCTAGCAGAGAGAACAGTCTGGGAAAAGAAACTGAGGGAAGAAAGGGCTTAGCAAATTAGAACTTCAGTTCTCTATAACTATAGCAAAGAAAAAATGGGGTAAGTGTGGTGGGAAGTGAAGGTAGAGAAATAATCAGGGCCTTGTATTTTCTGTTACAAATTCTTAATTATATTCTAAATGCAATGAAGCCGCCAAAGAGGAGATAGCAACGATAACACAGATGCCATCCCTGCCCTTGTGGGGCATACAGCctaatgaaggaaataaataaatgatttcagtCCACGTCCTAAGTGTTAGGGTAGGGGACATACTCAGTGCTTTGAGAGCACTGAGGAAGGACACCTAGGCCAGTATGAGAAGGTACTGCAACAGCTTCTTAATCTGTTATGCAGTCGTCAGTGTCTACCTTCCTCTGTATCTTCCACACTGCAGCCCATCCTCTTTCCTTAACACAAATGAGAGCATGTCAGCTCAAAACCATCCATGGTTTCCCAAGGGATAAATTCCAAACCCTTGATCTCATGTCACTGTCTAGCCCTAACCTTTATCTTCTTGGTTTAAACTTCTACTACCTATCACAATGATgttccaacctttttttttttttttgagacacagtttcactcttgttgcccaagctggagtgcaatggagcgatctccgctcactgcaacctccgcctcctgggttcaagcgattctcctgcctcagcctcccgagtagctgggattacaggcccgcgccaccacatccagctaattttgacTCAACCTatagtaagaaatacattttccctgtacacacacacatgtccgCATAAAACACTAAGACAAAAGTTTTAAGAAACAATTCAGGTAGGATTAACCTGATACTTTCTACTCATTCTatgctcttttttgttgttattgttttctctAAATGGTGATTGTGATTTATTCATAAACTGCTAAAGGGCCCTGGCCTGcagtttgaaaatcactgacTGCTCCCTCCACTACTGTTCTCCACTCAGCTCTTAGCAAACTCTGTTCTTTTGCCATTTGCCCTAGCAGTCCCGGATGCCGGGAATGCCCTACCCTTCTTCACTACTCCTGTACGCAGCAGGTTCTGACTGCCCTCTCAAAATGCAGCTCAAATGCTTCTTCCACAGAGAAAGCTTTCCACATACTGCCCCATTCACTATCAtctcactctcgttgcccaggctggagtgcagtggccccatctccgctcactgcgagctccgcctcccgggttcaagcgattcatctgcctcagcctcccgagtagctgggattacagggacccagcaccactcccggctaatttttgtatttttagtagagacagggtttcaccatgttggccaggctggtctctaactcctgacctctggcgatccgcccgcctcggcctcccgaagtgctgggattacaggcgtgagccaccgcgcccggcctgtttctttACTTATTTGTCTCCCACATTAGAATGTTAGATCTTTGAAGGAACTGACCTACCGAGCTGCCCCAGTAACTTCAGCACCTAaaatagtgcctagcacatagtaggcctTCAGAAAACATGAGTGACGAACGAATAAGTGGGAGATGAGACAGACGAGGCCACGGGAGTCTTAGGGGCCTGTCTTAAAGCCGTTTTGAGGTGTCCCTTGCAGAGTCAGGGGCCACGGCTAACGCAAGGTACCCAAGCCAGACCCGGgaatgggagagagggagggagttaAAGCGCCCAGGTGCCACGTTTCAGGGCCTACCAGTAATAAGTGACTGTGCAGGCCGCGCACACCCGCTCAGCTGGGGCTTCGCACACCTCACAGCAGAGCCTGCGCCCCTTGGGGACCGCCAGTGGGTAGATCACATTCATGGTGCAGCCAGCGGTGCTGGTCTCTAAGACGGTTGCCCGGCAAGGATACGCTGAACCACGGCGTCACGTGACGATCGCGGGCCCGCGTACTTGCCAGCATTTCTAGGGCAGAGGGCGGCGGGACGTGACTCGACTAACATCTGGGTCTACTGTTGAAgttgaaaaagggaaagaaagaaagaaaagcacaaaacCCACAAGTCCCACGGGTCAAATGGCTGAGAAACGACTCCCAAGGAGTCTAGGTTCAGGAAGGCCCGTATAGTGGCCGGTAAGGGTCAAACATGGCCAGTTCTTCACCCAGGCTAGGAAAGTGAGGGAACGTGACCCTACTAGATGCCCACCCAGCCGGGGATCCCCCTCGTCGCAGTGTCACTTTCGCTGGGCTCTGGAGCAGAACAACTACGCATTTCCAGACTTGGAGAGATCGGGACCTAGTGTCAAAAGAAGGGTAGTGAACCGCCCACTCACTACGGCGCGGCGCGTACACCAGGTAGGGGAAAAGGGGCGTGGCGCGGCGGCCGCGAAACGTGCGCAGGCGCCGGCCGCTGCGGTGCAGATGGCGGATATGGATCCGGTAGCCGAGTTCCCCCAGCCTCCCGGTGCTGCGCGCTGGGCTGAGGTTATGGCTCGCTTCGCGGCCAGGCTGGGCGCGCAGGGCCGGCGGGTGGTGTTGGTCACGTCAGGCGGCACCAAGGTCCCACTGGAAGCGCGGCCGGTGCGCTTCCTGGACAACTTCAGCAGCGGGCGGCGCGGTGCAACCTCGGCCGAGGCCTTTCTCGCCGCCGGCTACGGGGTCCTGTTCTTGTATCGCGCTCGCTCCGCCTTCCCCTATGCCCACCGCTTCCCACCCCAGACTTGGCTGTCCGCTCTGCGGCCTTCGGGCCCAGCCCTTTCGGGCTTGCTGAGCCTGGAGGCCGAGGAGAGTGCACTTCCGGGTTTTGCTGAAGCTCTGAGGAGCTACCAGGAGGCTGCGGCTGCAGGCACCTTCCTGGCGGTAGAGTTCACCACTTTGGCGGACTATTTGCATCTGTTGCAGGCTGCGGCCCAGGCACTCAATCCGCTAGGTGCGTGCCCTAGGAGTACCCCTTTTGCCTGGAAGCACAGCCTTTCTCTCCAGCCACTTATCACCTTACCTCCTGCTTACCCACGGATCTCAGCTGGGGAACCCAAGTTGAGAAGGAGCTGATCCTATATCGTACCTCGCCGATTTGTTAACACCTTGTGTTTCTCTTTGCAGGCCCTTTTGCGATGTTTTACCTGGCTGCGGCTGTGTCAGATTTCTATGTTCCTGTCTCTGAAATGCCTGAACACAAGATCCAGTCATCTGGGGGCCCACTGCAGGTGATGGGCGCTTCTCTTCCAGAGATCTAATCCCATATAACCAATCTTGGGTTAATTTCCTCTTGATCTGGAGATGGcctttttgcatctgtattcgcTAGGCACAggggatacagagatgaataagacacCGCCCTCCCTCATGGACCTCACAATCTAGTGAGGGAGCTGGACACAGACATAATTACAATACAGAGTGATAAATGCTCTAGTGGAGGTATGTACAAAGCGCAGTCAGATCATGGGGCGAGTGAATCCTGGGGGAGtcgatgaagcttcttggaggagATGAATTGAACTGGGTTTTAAAAGATAAGCAgagccgagcacggtggctcacgcctgtaatcccagcactttgggaggccgaggaaggcagatcgcctgaggtcaggagtttgagaccagcctggccagcatggtgaaaccccgtctctactaaaaaaatacaaaaattagccgggcgtggtggcaggcgcctgtaatcccagctactcgggaggctgaggcagaagaatcgcttgaacccgggaggcggaggttgcagtgagctgagatcgcgccattgcactccagcccaggcgatgagagcgatactccgtctcaaaaaaaaacaaaaaacaaaacaaaatgagcaGAGGGTGTACGAAGTGGGAAAGGGCATTCCAGGTAGAGTATGGCAATTGGAATTTGAAAGTGGACAGTGGGCTGTGAACCGAAGTGCTTTGGTAAGGCTGGAGAGCTGACTGAAGAGATGGCTTGCTTTGTAGAAGACTacgttttcctttt includes:
- the PPCS gene encoding phosphopantothenate--cysteine ligase isoform X4, encoding MADMDPVAEFPQPPGAARWAEVMARFAARLGAQGRRVVLVTSGGTKVPLEARPVRFLDNFSSGRRGATSAEAFLAAGYGVLFLYRARSAFPYAHRFPPQTWLSALRPSGPALSGLLSLEAEESALPGFAEALRSYQEAAAAGTFLAVEFTTLADYLHLLQAAAQALNPLGPFAMFYLAAAVSDFYVPVSEMPEHKIQSSGGPLQGKVHLEDILHHLEKEEINPLATTEEQLCLVLIPASTVKTG
- the PPCS gene encoding phosphopantothenate--cysteine ligase isoform X1; protein product: MADMDPVAEFPQPPGAARWAEVMARFAARLGAQGRRVVLVTSGGTKVPLEARPVRFLDNFSSGRRGATSAEAFLAAGYGVLFLYRARSAFPYAHRFPPQTWLSALRPSGPALSGLLSLEAEESALPGFAEALRSYQEAAAAGTFLAVEFTTLADYLHLLQAAAQALNPLGPFAMFYLAAAVSDFYVPVSEMPEHKIQSSGGPLQITMKMVPKLLSPLVKDWAPKAFIISFKLETDPAIVINRARKALEIYQHQMVVANILESRQSFVFIVTKDSETKLLLSEEEIEKGIEIEEKIVDNLQSRHTAFIGDKN